From a single Neokomagataea tanensis genomic region:
- a CDS encoding dihydrodipicolinate synthase family protein, with protein MKFSGVSAFPITPMNEKGVDQAGFERLIKRLVKAGVNSIGVEGSTGNYPYLTHDERVETAHAAVSCATGTPVIASIGSFRTREVLSLADQLQSVGIGALLLPIVSYHGLGEEEVFSMFKSVSQNVSVPVIIYDSPILSRFVFSDALYAKICALPHISSIKVPSGWPSGNEAVQRIQRLAKRLPSTTVIGASGDNTLSEGVKAGAKIWYSEWGGLFPHRAKSLMQASVTGDEDQIARLSEQFAPFWKVSHKYGGSIRPIAAAASILGLTGSDNLPLPLQGVSEEDRTILEQAIARHGMN; from the coding sequence ATGAAATTTTCCGGCGTAAGCGCATTTCCAATAACGCCCATGAACGAAAAAGGGGTCGATCAAGCTGGCTTTGAGCGCCTGATAAAGCGCCTTGTCAAAGCTGGGGTTAATTCCATTGGCGTTGAAGGATCGACGGGAAATTATCCCTATCTTACCCATGATGAGCGTGTAGAGACCGCCCATGCCGCCGTAAGCTGCGCTACCGGAACACCCGTCATTGCCAGTATAGGGTCCTTCCGCACGCGAGAAGTGCTGTCACTCGCTGACCAGCTGCAGAGCGTCGGTATCGGGGCTTTGCTCCTGCCGATTGTGTCCTATCATGGACTTGGGGAAGAGGAGGTCTTTTCTATGTTTAAATCGGTCAGCCAGAACGTTTCTGTTCCGGTTATTATTTATGATTCGCCGATCCTCAGCCGTTTCGTATTTTCTGACGCGCTCTACGCTAAAATCTGCGCTTTGCCGCATATCAGCTCCATCAAGGTACCGAGCGGATGGCCGTCCGGGAATGAAGCCGTGCAACGCATACAACGACTGGCAAAGAGGCTTCCTTCGACTACTGTCATCGGTGCGAGCGGCGACAACACCTTGTCCGAAGGCGTCAAGGCTGGTGCGAAAATCTGGTACTCTGAATGGGGTGGACTTTTCCCACACAGAGCGAAATCCCTGATGCAGGCATCCGTTACCGGCGACGAAGACCAGATTGCGCGCCTCTCGGAGCAGTTCGCGCCTTTCTGGAAGGTTTCTCACAAATATGGCGGCAGCATACGGCCAATCGCTGCAGCAGCGTCCATTCTTGGCCTTACCGGCAGCGACAACCTACCGCTTCCCTTGCAGGGGGTCAGTGAGGAGGATCGGACAATATTAGAGCAGGCAATCGCACGTCACGGCATGAACTGA
- a CDS encoding prohibitin family protein produces the protein MDFPQLPKSSSVNPLKWATIIMVAGAALVLLNPFKQIASGYCGIRLNFGSVQPVALTPGLHFALPVYQRIEDVSTQPQTTASNEWAATHDLQDVHTTVSVTFHINPVDAPSFYRDFRTLETLEKRIIGPTVSNDVKAITAKYNAEELITKRDVVDSQIKELIIASLVPYHLSIEAVNTANFTFSPAYSQAIEAKQVAQQQALQAQYTLQQVQISAQQQVVQAKAQADAAIATAQGQAQALLVTSQAEAKANAAIAQSLTPALLQQKALDRWSGTLPTYLSAGAPLPFIANTPLLGK, from the coding sequence GTGGATTTTCCTCAGTTACCAAAATCGTCTTCGGTTAATCCCTTAAAATGGGCGACCATTATCATGGTTGCGGGGGCTGCGCTGGTCCTACTCAATCCGTTCAAACAGATTGCATCGGGCTATTGCGGTATTCGTTTGAACTTTGGTTCGGTGCAGCCAGTAGCACTGACACCGGGTCTGCATTTTGCTCTGCCGGTCTATCAGCGGATTGAAGACGTTTCGACACAACCGCAAACCACAGCATCCAATGAATGGGCGGCGACGCATGATCTTCAAGACGTGCATACGACGGTTTCGGTGACATTTCACATTAACCCTGTCGACGCACCCTCATTCTACCGAGATTTCCGGACGCTGGAGACCCTTGAGAAGCGGATCATAGGCCCGACAGTCTCGAATGACGTTAAGGCCATCACAGCGAAGTATAACGCGGAGGAGCTCATCACGAAGCGTGATGTGGTGGATAGTCAGATCAAAGAGCTCATCATTGCCTCTCTAGTGCCTTATCATTTGAGCATTGAAGCGGTGAATACGGCGAACTTCACTTTCTCTCCTGCCTATTCGCAAGCAATTGAAGCGAAACAGGTGGCGCAGCAACAAGCTCTGCAAGCGCAATATACGCTGCAACAGGTGCAGATTTCAGCACAGCAGCAGGTGGTGCAAGCGAAAGCTCAGGCAGATGCGGCGATTGCGACGGCTCAAGGACAGGCTCAGGCCTTGTTGGTGACGTCTCAGGCAGAAGCCAAAGCGAATGCTGCGATTGCTCAGTCTTTGACACCGGCCTTGTTGCAGCAAAAAGCGCTGGATCGTTGGAGTGGGACACTCCCAACCTATCTCAGTGCGGGTGCGCCTTTGCCCTTTATCGCGAATACCCCTCTGCTGGGAAA
- a CDS encoding L-lactate permease codes for MGASQTNSRTEIFIRVSSIKRQSVTILVDFCLFAIKFAYKQIRGSVMQIFWSALPIVSTVLALLIGLRSLYAASIGVGAACAAMFFSFTVAPNVVISSIAQWFPLLSEVLLILGGGLFLSSIMKHAGAQADLAHWIESKSGQGAGAVLMIVHGITPFAESLTGFGIGVTVGIPLLAHLKLPPKQVGVIGLLGLCAVPWGSMGPGSLIAAKMSNVSFYGLGTHSAVISFIPFVLTGIAAVLLSTPSQGRKHAISQAIVSGLMLTMAIAGFNLVFGTSAAGALGSLTIILSRLIRVRKSTSPPLGRAGRRGLESYGILLGGVLVVEIILSVVGANENWRYLASPALWLFVASLWFSIGRPVRKPARAAWHAWLQVAPVTALFIMLGVLMAVSGMATFLAQILSGIGPSYLLVAPFVSGLGGFLTGSNSGANAMLAATQASIARGMNANIVWFMAAQNVSAAFFLMASPGKVEMASQLAGCTRKEDKVYLQKTMLIVSISTVFLVSVFYFFYSALFQS; via the coding sequence TTGGGTGCGTCTCAAACGAACAGCCGCACCGAAATATTTATCAGGGTTTCGAGTATCAAGCGTCAAAGTGTCACGATCCTTGTTGACTTTTGCTTATTCGCAATTAAGTTTGCTTATAAGCAAATTAGAGGGTCCGTCATGCAAATTTTTTGGAGTGCATTACCTATAGTCTCGACAGTCCTTGCACTACTGATAGGTCTGCGTTCTCTATATGCTGCAAGCATTGGCGTGGGAGCTGCATGCGCCGCAATGTTTTTTAGTTTCACGGTAGCCCCCAACGTCGTGATCTCCTCCATAGCACAATGGTTTCCACTTCTTTCCGAAGTACTTCTGATCCTTGGGGGGGGGCTTTTTTTATCAAGTATCATGAAACATGCTGGTGCGCAGGCAGACCTCGCTCACTGGATCGAAAGTAAATCCGGACAAGGTGCCGGAGCCGTTCTCATGATAGTACATGGTATCACACCGTTTGCAGAATCTTTGACTGGTTTTGGCATAGGTGTGACCGTGGGAATTCCGCTTTTAGCTCATCTCAAACTACCGCCAAAACAAGTTGGAGTAATTGGTCTTTTGGGGCTTTGTGCTGTTCCTTGGGGATCAATGGGACCTGGTTCCCTTATAGCAGCTAAAATGTCCAACGTGTCGTTCTACGGTTTAGGCACACATTCGGCAGTTATAAGTTTTATTCCCTTCGTATTAACCGGAATTGCCGCTGTCCTGCTCTCTACTCCTTCTCAAGGCCGAAAGCACGCAATAAGCCAGGCTATTGTCTCCGGTTTAATGCTGACGATGGCAATAGCGGGTTTCAATCTTGTTTTTGGAACCTCTGCTGCAGGCGCTTTAGGTTCTCTGACAATCATTTTATCCCGTTTGATCAGAGTTCGTAAGTCAACTAGTCCCCCATTGGGACGTGCCGGACGCCGAGGCCTCGAAAGCTACGGTATTTTACTTGGCGGTGTCCTAGTTGTAGAAATTATACTTTCAGTCGTAGGGGCTAATGAGAATTGGCGCTACTTGGCTTCGCCAGCCCTTTGGCTATTCGTGGCCTCACTTTGGTTTTCAATAGGGAGACCTGTGCGAAAACCCGCTCGGGCTGCATGGCATGCATGGTTGCAAGTTGCGCCGGTAACCGCTCTTTTTATCATGCTCGGCGTGCTTATGGCTGTATCCGGTATGGCGACATTTCTAGCTCAAATCCTATCCGGAATTGGCCCGTCATATTTACTCGTGGCACCTTTTGTATCTGGATTGGGTGGTTTTTTAACAGGGTCGAACAGTGGTGCGAATGCCATGCTTGCTGCAACTCAAGCGTCAATAGCGCGTGGTATGAACGCAAACATTGTATGGTTTATGGCAGCTCAGAACGTATCAGCTGCATTTTTTCTAATGGCTTCGCCTGGTAAAGTGGAGATGGCTTCACAACTCGCTGGATGCACCAGAAAAGAAGATAAAGTATATCTGCAAAAAACAATGTTAATAGTTTCTATATCAACCGTATTTTTAGTTTCGGTATTTTATTTCTTTTATTCGGCCCTGTTTCAAAGTTGA
- a CDS encoding AraC family transcriptional regulator, with translation MDLLDRIFLSLKTQGKVWGRVTLGGRYGLAFPKQHAVFIAVMAGNCLINQDEGPLIALNEGDFLFFPAASRFHLRSNAEVAFTTPLTALQLATWQETSILEYQENTVAGVSLVVGCFTLISAEAPLLFQELPSVLHMSANEADILSRQVREMMRDEIASREPGASPTIDRLAEILMIRTIRRAVRDNAWIGGSGWLRALSDARIHRSLQLMHDDLSLIWTVSRLAQAVGMSRSAFADRFRRLVGVTPMAHLTRWRMAFAADLLRSDRKMKIESIASKVGYLSERAFREAFLKTYSCSPNKYRKT, from the coding sequence ATGGATCTGCTCGACCGGATTTTCTTGTCTCTCAAAACACAAGGGAAAGTCTGGGGTCGTGTCACTCTGGGAGGGCGCTATGGTCTCGCTTTCCCGAAGCAACATGCTGTTTTCATTGCTGTGATGGCGGGGAATTGCCTCATCAATCAGGACGAAGGGCCGCTCATTGCTCTGAACGAAGGCGATTTTCTCTTTTTTCCGGCAGCGTCCCGCTTCCATTTACGCAGCAATGCTGAGGTCGCGTTCACAACGCCTCTAACGGCACTCCAGCTTGCCACATGGCAAGAGACGAGTATTTTAGAATATCAGGAGAATACAGTAGCGGGCGTTTCTCTCGTAGTCGGGTGTTTTACGCTCATATCGGCAGAAGCCCCTCTACTCTTCCAAGAATTGCCGTCAGTCCTGCATATGTCTGCAAATGAGGCTGATATCTTATCACGGCAGGTTCGGGAGATGATGCGTGACGAGATTGCGAGCAGAGAACCCGGTGCATCGCCGACAATCGACCGGTTAGCAGAGATACTGATGATACGGACTATCAGGCGAGCAGTCAGAGACAATGCTTGGATAGGTGGTTCTGGGTGGCTCAGGGCGCTTAGTGACGCCAGAATTCATAGATCGCTGCAGCTGATGCACGATGATCTCTCGCTGATCTGGACTGTCTCCAGGCTTGCTCAGGCAGTTGGCATGTCGCGCTCGGCTTTTGCTGATCGTTTTCGACGGCTGGTCGGGGTGACGCCTATGGCGCATCTGACAAGATGGCGTATGGCCTTTGCTGCCGATCTTCTTAGATCGGATCGAAAAATGAAAATTGAATCGATTGCCTCAAAAGTTGGCTATCTGTCAGAGCGCGCATTTCGCGAGGCTTTCTTGAAAACTTATAGCTGCAGCCCTAACAAATACCGCAAAACGTGA
- a CDS encoding SDR family oxidoreductase → MTSILITGAGTGFGRMLAFSLARRGHAVHAGVEITSQVGTLRQEAQALGLTLEVSRIDITSARDRARILREEFDILVNNAGVGQGGSLADMPDDVLREQYETNFFATAALTREYLHARKNNGPTRIIFMSSIGGIVTLPFAGAYCGSKHALETLAQSLHQEFAERDVTIATINPGPYQTNFNDLIMEGPRYWRSENDLFDHSTLSFDMPQYKDDQDIETMADITLDPKSRFRNILPRELEQHIREQEQAVWNW, encoded by the coding sequence ATGACCAGCATTCTCATTACAGGCGCCGGAACAGGATTCGGCCGGATGCTTGCCTTTTCTCTCGCTCGTCGCGGCCACGCCGTACATGCCGGGGTCGAAATAACTTCACAGGTGGGCACCTTGCGGCAGGAGGCCCAGGCATTGGGGTTGACGCTCGAAGTTTCGAGGATAGACATTACCTCTGCTCGTGATCGTGCGCGTATTCTCCGCGAGGAATTCGACATTCTCGTCAACAATGCTGGTGTCGGTCAGGGCGGCTCATTAGCCGACATGCCCGACGATGTCCTGCGTGAGCAGTATGAAACCAATTTCTTTGCAACGGCCGCTCTAACGCGCGAATATCTTCATGCCCGTAAGAATAACGGACCAACGCGTATCATTTTCATGTCGTCCATCGGCGGTATTGTGACACTTCCCTTTGCAGGGGCCTATTGTGGCTCGAAACACGCGCTTGAAACTCTTGCCCAATCACTGCATCAGGAGTTCGCCGAGCGCGATGTTACCATCGCTACCATTAACCCAGGCCCTTATCAGACGAATTTCAACGACCTGATTATGGAAGGACCACGCTACTGGCGAAGCGAGAATGATCTTTTCGATCACAGCACGCTCAGCTTTGACATGCCGCAATACAAGGACGATCAGGATATCGAGACCATGGCCGATATCACACTTGATCCTAAGTCGCGCTTCCGCAATATCCTGCCACGTGAACTGGAACAGCATATCCGCGAACAGGAGCAGGCAGTCTGGAACTGGTAA
- a CDS encoding helix-turn-helix domain-containing protein, with amino-acid sequence MTLDTRNPDKYFGAAVRLRRTQLGITLEQLADTCGVSAAALSRFERGLLSPSLRNALHIARGLDCDLSELVERATVKIIRSGENLRFFDEETGIERLALARPSSSIEVLRYKVPAKTRSKLFAAHQRGTREIFYMLTGSLEIHTELDDISLNEGDSAIIQVDQEHWFENKKNTVANFIIAISAG; translated from the coding sequence TTGACGCTTGATACTCGAAACCCTGATAAATATTTCGGTGCGGCTGTTCGTTTGAGACGCACCCAATTGGGGATCACGCTTGAACAGTTAGCCGACACGTGCGGCGTGTCGGCAGCAGCGTTGTCCCGGTTTGAGAGAGGGCTATTGAGTCCAAGTCTGCGTAATGCTCTTCACATTGCCCGGGGTCTCGATTGCGATTTATCCGAGCTTGTAGAGCGCGCTACAGTTAAGATTATTCGGTCGGGAGAGAATCTTAGATTTTTTGACGAAGAGACAGGTATTGAGCGTCTCGCTCTCGCTCGTCCCTCATCCAGTATTGAGGTTCTACGGTACAAAGTACCAGCCAAAACGAGGTCGAAACTGTTCGCTGCTCATCAGAGAGGGACAAGAGAGATTTTCTATATGCTTACCGGGTCTCTCGAAATTCATACTGAGCTAGACGACATTAGCCTAAACGAGGGAGACTCTGCGATCATACAAGTTGATCAAGAGCACTGGTTCGAAAACAAAAAAAATACTGTTGCTAATTTCATAATTGCTATTTCTGCTGGGTAG
- a CDS encoding heme-binding protein — MHTLYHRIDSAMTAIEAHSERYCCCVLNEQGQEILFFRSTEILPCSEGFSRAKAVTAHAFQLDTQTLLTISQITEAIKDTRYCFLAGGLIFPSPTGKTLFIGLSSDKPDSDHKAALAAAQALTSTEILP; from the coding sequence ATGCATACACTCTACCATCGCATTGACAGCGCGATGACCGCCATTGAGGCGCATTCGGAGCGATATTGTTGTTGCGTCCTCAACGAGCAGGGCCAGGAAATCCTTTTTTTCCGGAGCACCGAAATCCTGCCCTGCAGTGAGGGGTTCAGTCGTGCGAAGGCTGTCACCGCGCATGCGTTTCAGCTCGACACGCAGACTCTTCTTACCATTTCGCAGATCACAGAAGCCATTAAAGATACACGCTACTGCTTTCTTGCAGGTGGACTGATCTTTCCCAGTCCGACTGGCAAAACGCTGTTCATCGGGCTGTCGAGCGACAAGCCAGACAGCGATCACAAGGCAGCACTGGCTGCTGCACAGGCTCTTACTTCCACGGAGATATTGCCATGA